Proteins from a single region of Primulina tabacum isolate GXHZ01 chromosome 5, ASM2559414v2, whole genome shotgun sequence:
- the LOC142545757 gene encoding E3 ubiquitin-protein ligase PRT6-like isoform X2, translating into MFEGEPNVALEHLTKLSENERGVCGAVWENNDIAYRCRTCELDPTCAICVPCFENGNHKDHDYSVIYTGGGCCDCGDVTAWKREGFCSKHRGSEQIQPLPENFAKSMGPVMDLLLGYWKYKLQCGKRISEEIPRASDHAAELQKIADELTSVVVEMLLNFCTHSESLLSFISGRMYSSVGLLDALLRAESFMHDSVVGKLHELLLKLLGEPVFKYEFAKVFVRYYPMIVDEAIKESSDTVFKKYPLLSTFSVQILTVPTLTPRLVEEMNLMDMLLQCLENIFVACSRDDGRLQVSKWAPLYETSLHVVEDIRFVMSHAVVPKYLCNSRRDLIKTWMRLLASVQGMNAQNREMGNHIEEENENVHLPFVLCHSISNILSLLVVGAFLVSSNLDTREEKAYELVCEDQDSPRLAKVGRLSQESYISSITGKSSSDDSKTVDRFPVPSSALWLLHECLRSMENWLGLDNTVGTLGASSLKISNCSGNNFFALKRTLSKFRRGRYMFKSSGISYSELSTSSEAHDRQSNMGIGSECGASTGQEAVFDDNMLEAESISELKRLRVLSLSGWPDITFDVSSQEISINIPIHRLLSMVLRTALKICYGESISSSFLNAGSADQSLARSSDFLGQILEGCHPYGFSAFVMEHPLRIRVFCAEVHAGMWHRNGDTPILFSEWYRSVRWSEQGQELDLFLLQCCAALAPADLFVKRILERFELADYLSLNLEQPSEHKPTLVTEMLTLIIQIVKERRFCGLTTAECLQKELVYKLSIGDATRSQLVKSLPRDLAKIDKIQEILNTVAEYSHPSGMTQGTYRLLSPYWKELDLYHPRWNYRDLQVAEERYSRFCNVSALENQLPRWTKIYYPLRGLAKIATCRTLAEIVRAVLFYAVHSEKLVASRASDAVLLTGLHLLALALDVCRVHKESGDPLCSVGDVIPFLAFATEEVSTSNDGDQSILSLLVSLRRMHEKENAENFMEAVKFSISSLVSSLLNKFAELEPGCMTKLHKLAPESANHFINSVVNNSFKEAESTSESEKLKAKSRERQAAILERMRDQQSKFLESFNTSADDEMDGVKSEGEVCDSETKNQIQDSVQVSCSLCHDPKSRSPVSFLVLLQKSRLLSFVDKGPPSWEQVTQSGKEHVSSIPTTYNGILLANISDGSNVVSSSQLIDVVQSALNDLASLGQSAEVDCFLQFVKARFPSLKNVQLPCMSTDKVEGTPSSLETFEEHMYLLIKGSPSCSKNSDSPNKDGIFLASESDMERRGCAESLLLGKYIAALSKEPTDGPSASKITRSRSDRLQSEANTWHLEHDKFGPAGSDGIYVSSCGHAVHQGCLDRYLSSLRERYTRRIVFEGGHIVDPDQGEFLCPVCRGLANAVLPALPGDLRKIPQPSVVSTRNFMDVGYPSTSSEMVGSLRLQDALSLVQSAANVAGSNENLAAFPSRSVSVISNLEPILRLLCGVYYPGQDKILETGRVSNSLILWDTLRYSLISTEIAARSRKSSLSSNYSLGTLYRELNSSSGFILSLLMDSTQSIRTSNSLTVLLRLRGIQLCAKSLCYGASPNEYSSHLCQQGGSMLYILDNAEAEVQYPDTQLWRRLSEPVLACDAFSSLMWTLFCLPWPILSCKESYMSLVHAFYVVSVTQAILTYYRKKQGIISGLGCHDCLITDIDKAVGEYGEIVQCFDSYYVDATYGIYDSIRSLTFPYLRRCALLWKLINCSNSIPFNDGIQTWDGSQYAECANNPAKELPEVEKLEKMFCIPALGVIIADKKLRLTASRWLHHFSEALRFHKSQCLVRCTPPVPFRLMLLPHLYQDLLQRYIKKRCPDCGALKEEPALCLLCGKLCSPSWKTCCRETGCQTHAMACGAGIGVFLLIRRTTILLQRSARQAPWPSPYLDAFGEEDVEMHRGKPLFLNEERYAALTHMVASHGLDRSSKVLRQTTTGSFFLF; encoded by the exons ATGTTTGAAGGTGAACCTAATGTGGCCTTAGAACACCTGACTAAATTGAGTGAAAATGAACGCGGTGTTTGTGGGGCTGTCTGGGAGAACAATGATATTGCATACCGCTGTCGGACGTGCGAGCTTGATCCAACATGTGCAATTTGCGTTCCTTGTTTTGAGAATGGAAACCATAAAGATCATGATTACTCTGTCATATATACAGGCGGAGGGTGCTGTGATTGTGGAGATGTTACTGCATGGAAACGGGAAGGATTTTGCTCCAAGCACAGAGGTTCAGAACAGATACAACCCCTTCCTGAGAACTTTGCGAAGTCTATGGGACCTGTTATGGACTTATTGCTTGGTTATTGGAAATACAAGCTACAATGTGGGAAAAGGATCTCTGAGGAGATTCCTAGAGCCTCTGACCATGCTGCTGAGCTTCAAAAGATTGCAGATGAGTTGACCTCTGTCGTGGTGGAGATGCTATTGAATTTTTGCACACACAGTGAAAGTTTGCTAAGTTTTATTTCAGGGAGAATGTACTCTTCGGTTGGTCTTTTGGACGCTCTGTTGAGGGCTGAGAGTTTCATGCATGATAGTGTTGTTGGAAAGCTCCATGAGTTACTTTTGAAATTGCTGGGTGAACCTGTATTTAAATATGAATTTGCAAAAGTATTTGTAAGATATTATCCTATGATTGTAGATGAAGCCATAAAAGAGTCAAGTGATACTGTATTCAAAAAATATCCGTTGCTGTCTACATTTTCTGTCCAAATTCTGACTGTGCCAACTCTGACACCGCGGCTAGTAGAGGAAATGAATCTGATGGACATGCTGTTGCAATGCTTAGAAAATATATTCGTTGCTTGTTCCAGAGATGATGGAAGGCTTCAG GTTTCTAAATGGGCGCCCTTGTATGAAACTTCTCTTCATGTGGTTGAAGATATTAGATTTGTGATGAGCCATGCTGTTGTACCCAAATATTTGTGCAACAGCCGGCGAGATTTAATTAAGACGTGGATGAGATTATTGGCTTCTGTGCAAGGTATGAATGCTCAAAATCGAGAAATGGGCAATCACATAGAAGAAGAAAATGAGAATGTTCATTTGCCTTTTGTATTATGTCACTCCATATCCAACATTCTCTCTCTTTTAGTGGTTGGGGCATTTTTAGTGAGTAGCAATTTGGATACTAGAGAGGAGAAAGCATACGAACTAGTGTGTGAAGACCAAGACAGCCCAAGACTTGCAAAGGTGGGAAGGCTGTCGCAGGAAAGTTACATCAGTAGTATTACAGGGAAGAGCTCGTCAGATGATTCCAAGACCGTGGACCGTTTCCCTGTACCATCGTCTGCTTTGTGGTTATTGCACGAGTGTCTGAGATCTATGGAAAATTGGTTGGGATTGGATAATACAGTTGGAACCCTTGGTGCCTCTTCCCTAAAAATAAGTAATTGTTCTGGTAATAATTTTTTTGCTCTGAAAAGAACTCTCTCTAAGTTTAGAAGAGGCAGATATATGTTTAAATCATCCGGTATATCCTATAGCGAGCTTTCTACTTCAAGTGAAGCTCATGATAGACAAAGTAACATGGGTATAGGGTCGGAATGCGGTGCTTCCACAGGGCAAGAAGCTgtttttgatgataatatgctAGAAGCAGAAAGCATCAGTGAACTGAAGAGGCTACGAGTCCTAAGTTTGTCAGGCTGGCCTGATATCACATTTGATGTTAGTTCACAAGAAATCTCAATAAATATTCCAATACATCGGCTGCTTTCAATGGTCTTACGAACTGCACTCAAAATATGTTACGGTGAATCTATCTCATCATCTTTTCTCAATGCTGGCTCTGCTGACCAATCTCTTGCCAGATCAAGTGACTTTCTTGGCCAGATTTTAGAAGGCTGCCACCCTTATGGGTTTTCTGCTTTTGTGATGGAGCATCCTTTGCGAATAAGGGTTTTCTGTGCCGAGGTACATGCTGGGATGTGGCACAGGAATGGTGATACTCCTATATTATTTAGCGAGTGGTATCGCTCAGTTCGATG GTCTGAACAGGGTCAGGAACTTGATCTCTTCTTGCTTCAGTGCTGTGCTGCATTAGCTCCAGCTGATCTTTTTGTCAAGAGAATTCTTGAACGTTTTGAGTTGGCAGACTACCTATCTCTGAACCTTGAGCAACCAAGCGA GCACAAACCAACTCTAGTAACAGAAATGCTTACTCTGATAATACAAATAGTGAAAGAAAGGAGATTTTGTGGGCTAACAACTGCTGAATGTTTGCAAAAAGAATTGGTGTATAAGCTTTCAATTGGAGATGCCACTCGGAGTCAGCTTGTTAAATCTCTTCCTCGAGATCTTGCCAAAattgataaaattcaagaaatatTAAATACAGTTGCTGAGTATTCACATCCATCTGGCATGACTCAG GGAACGTATAGACTTCTTTCGCCGTACTGGAAGGAGCTGGATTTATACCATCCTCGTTGGAATTATAGGGATCTACAGGTTGCTGAGGAAAGATACTCACGGTTCTGTAATGTTTCTGCATTGGAAAATCAACTTCCTAGATGGACAAAGATTTATTATCCTCTAAGGGGTTTAGCTAAAATCGCCACCTGCAGAACACTTGCTGAAATTGTTCGAGCAGTTCTGTTTTATGCTGTTCACTCTGAGAAACTTGTGGCATCACGTGCTTCAGATGCTGTTCTTTTAACGGGATTACATTTGTTGGCATTGGCCCTGGATGTATGTAGGGTTCATAAGGAATCTGGCGATCCTTTATGTTCTGTAGGTGATGTTATCCCATTTTTGGCATTTGCCACTGAAGAAGTATCCACAAGCAACGATGGTGATCAGAGTATTTTGTCACTCCTTGTCTCGTTGAGGAGAATGCATGAGAAAGAAAATGCAGAGAACTTTATGGAAGCTGTAAAATTTAGTATCTCATCTTTGGTATCAAGTCTACTCAATAAGTTTGCAGAGCTTGAACCTGGATGCATGACCAAATTGCATAAACTTGCGCCTGAAAGTGCCAATCATTTTATTAATTCTGTGGTAAATAATAGTTTCAAAGAGGCAGAGTCCACTTCTGAAAGTGAGAAGCTCAAAGCAAAATCTCGAGAAAGACAAGCTGCTATTTTG GAAAGGATGAGAGATCAACAGTCCAAGTTTTTGGAGAGCTTTAATACCAGTGCAGATGATGAGATGGATGGTGTCAAATCTGAGGGAGAAGTGTGTGATTCTGAAACTAAAAATCAAATACAAGATTCTGTTCAAGTCAGTTGCTCTCTCTGCCATGATCCCAAATCGAGAAGTCCTGTATCATTCTTAGTTCTTCTTCAG AAATCCCGGCTTCTGAGTTTTGTTGACAAAGGGCCTCCTTCTTGGGAACAAGTTACCCAGTCTGGCAAAGAGCATGTTTCTAGCATCCCCACTACTTATAATGGTATATTACTGGCCAATATCTCAGATGGTTCCAATGTGGTTTCATCTTCACAGTTGATTGATGTAGTTCAGAGTGCTTTAAACGATCTTGCTTCCTTGGGACAATCAGCGGAAGTTGATTGTTTTTTGCAATTTGTTAAGGCTAGATTCCCTTCCCTTAAGAATGTTCAGCTCCCTTGCATGTCAACAGACAAGGTGGAGGGGACACCGTCCTCTCTTGAGACATTTGAAGAACACATGTATCTGTTGATCAAGGGATCTCCATCCTGTTCAAAAAATTCAGATTCCCCAAATAAAGATGGAATTTTTTTAGCCTCTGAAAGTGACATGGAAAGAAGGGGCTGTGCCGAATCTCTTTTGTTGGGTAAATACATTGCTGCGCTATCTAAAGAACCAACAGATGGCCCCTCAGCCTCAAAGATTACTCGCTCTCGGAGTGATCGGTTGCAGTCAGAAGCCAATACATGGCATTTAGAACACGATAAATTTGGTCCTGCTGGTAGTGATGGGATTTATGTTTCTTCCTGCGGGCATGCAGTGCATCAAGGATGTCTTGATCGCTATTTATCATCACTCAGGGAAAG ATATACCAGAAGAATTGTCTTTGAAGGAGGGCACATTGTGGATCCAGATCAG GGCGAGTTTCTCTGTCCAGTGTGTAGAGGACTTGCAAACGCTGTCCTCCCAGCATTGCCTGGAGATCTGAGAAAGATTCCTCAGCCTTCAGTTGTTTCGACTAGAAATTTCATGGATGTTGGTTACCCTTCAACCTCGTCAGAGATGGTTGGTTCCCTACGTCTTCAAGATGCATTGTCACTAGTACAATCTGCCGCAAATGTTGCTGGAAGTAACGAGAATCTAGCAGCTTTTCCATCACGAAGTGTTAGTGTAATATCGAATCTTGAACCTATCCTTCGTCTGTTGTGTGGAGTGTACTATCCAGGCCAGGACAAGATTTTAGAAACTGGCAGGGTAAGCAACTCATTGATTCTGTGGGATACACTAAGGTACTCCCTCATATCAACTGAAATTGCTGCTCGGTCAAGAAAGAGTTCATTGAGTTCAAATTACAGCCTTGGCACATTGTATCGGGAACTTAACTCTTCTAGCGGTTTTATATTATCCTTGCTCATGGATTCTACTCAAAGCATTCGAACATCAAATTCTCTGACTGTCCTTTTAAGATTAAGAGGCATTCAGCTTTGTGCCAAGTCTTTATGTTATGGCGCTTCCCCAAACGAGTATTCCAGTCACCTTTGCCAACAAGGAG GTAGTATGCTTTATATATTAGACAATGCTGAAGCAGAAGTTCAGTATCCAGACACCCAGTTATGGAGACGCCTTTCTGAGCCCGTCCTTGCCTGTGATGCCTTTTCATCGTTAATGTGGACGCTCTTCTGTCTTCCGTGGCCAATTTTATCTTGCAAGGAATCATATATGTCTCTTGTTCATGCTTTTTATGTTGTTTCTGTGACTCAG GCTATACTTACATACTACAGAAAAAAACAAGGCATTATAAGTGGGTTGGGATGCCATGATTGTTTGATCACTGACATCGACAAAGCTGTGGGGGAATACGGAGAAATTGTGCAGTGTTTTGATTCCTATTATGTTGATGCTACTTATGGCATTTATGATTCAATCCGTAGCTTAACCTTTCCTTATTTGCGGAGATGTGCATTACTTTGGAAACTAATAAATTGTTCGAATTCAATCCCATTCAACGATGGGATTCAAACGTGGGATGGATCTCAATATGCAGAATGTGCTAATAACCCTGCGAAAGAGCTTCCTGAGGTTGAAAAGCTTGAGAAGATGTTCTGCATTCCCGCACTTGGTGTCATTATTGCTGATAAAAAATTGCGACTCACAGCTTCAAGATGGCTGCACCATTTTTCTGAAGCGTTAAGATTTCATAAATCCCAGTGTCTAGTGAGATGTACTCCTCCAGTCCCATTTAGGCTAATGCTTTTGCCTCATCTTTACCAGGATTTGCTGCAGAG GTATATCAAAAAGCGTTGTCCCGACTGTGGAGCTTTAAAGGAAGAGCCTGCTTTGTGCTTGCTGTGTGGTAAATTGTGCTCACCTAGCTGGAAAACATGCTGCAG GGAAACTGGTTGTCAGACTCATGCGATGGCCTGTGGTGCTGGTATTGGTGTATTCCTCTTGATTAGA AGAACTACTATCTTGCTTCAGAGATCTGCACGGCAGGCACCTTGGCCATCTCCCTACTTAGATGCATTTGGTGAAGAG GATGTTGAAATGCATAGAGGGAAACCattgtttttgaatgaagaacGATATGCAGCTTTGACTCATATG GTGGCTTCTCATGGGCTTGATCGGAGTTCAAAGGTTCTTCGGCAAACGACAACTGGTTCTTTTTTCCTGTTTTAG